The proteins below come from a single Denticeps clupeoides chromosome 15, fDenClu1.1, whole genome shotgun sequence genomic window:
- the LOC114765166 gene encoding troponin T, cardiac muscle isoforms: MSDAEEMMEEFEEEEELEEGEEEAEEPQVESTEEDSKPKAKMYIPNIAPPKLPDGEKVDFDDLHRKRMEKDIGELQSLIELHFSSRQKEEDELVALRSRIERRRADRAEQQRVRAEKERERQARLAEERARREEEAAKLRAEEDAKKKKIFTNKGFGSYLQKVDQKKGKKLTEREKKTKALMERRKPLNIDHLNQDKLAEKARDLWQWLYQLHEEKFQLAERLKRQRYDVYVLRNRVNDHQRGSKAAKAARSKAGARK, encoded by the coding sequence ATGTCCGACGCCGAGGAGATGATGGAAGAGttcgaggaggaagaggagctggaggaaggagaggaggaggcagaAGAGCCTCAAGTTGAGAGCACCGAGGAGGACAGCAAGCCCAAGGCCAAAATGTACATCCCCAACATCGCACCGCCCAAGCTGCCAGACGGCGAGAAGGTCGACTTTGATGACCTCCACCGCAAGCGCATGGAGAAGGACATCGGGGAGCTGCAGAGCCTGATTGAGCTGCACTTCAGCAGCCGAcagaaggaggaggacgagCTGGTGGCCCTCCGCAGCCGCATCGAGCGGCGCCGCGCCGACCGCGCCGAGCAGCAGCGCGTCCGCGCCGAGAAGGAGCGCGAGCGCCAGGCCCGCCTGGCCGAGGAACGGGCCCGGCGCGAGGAGGAGGCCGCCAAGCTGCGCGCCGAGGAGGAcgccaagaagaagaagatcttCACCAACAAGGGCTTCGGCAGCTACCTGCAGAAGGTGGACCAGAAGAAGGGAAAGAAGCTGACGGAGCGCGAGAAGAAGACCAAGGCGCTGATGGAGCGCCGCAAGCCCCTCAACATCGACCACCTGAACCAGGACAAGCTGGCGGAGAAGGCGCGGGACCTCTGGCAGTGGCTCTACCAGCTGCACGAGGAGAAGTTCCAGCTGGCCGAGAGGCTGAAGAGGCAGAGGTACGACGTGTACGTGCTGAGGAACCGCGTCAACGACCACCAGAGGGGCTCCAAGGCCGCCAAGGCCGCCAGGTCCAAGGCAGGGGCCCGGAAATGA
- the LOC114764554 gene encoding poly(U)-specific endoribonuclease-C isoform X1, with translation MATSLSVNQELSDVLNQLWKVDVNRLKPGVDYKISLQGKAGFVAQGSKQARDMARMPLFSYVDEDKLRSIETYASFISLLDNYEMSTGVAETITPEELQENQHFLDAILKTAVMKTTHRYLASKKLSPSDPLQFKKQLFDIWFRMYQRDRTGAEDSCGFEHVFVGETRAGKDIIGLHNWVQFYLQEKANNVDYKGYKARDNKDTPDADDHVLNLQFSWKGLVKPLGSSFIGVSPEFEVALFTIVFLMSTEKTTKAVVKVDEYLLEIVVCRHGRAIGTSYPKMISSNNRQ, from the exons ATGGCGACGAG TCTGTCTGTGAACCAGGAGCTGTCTGATGTTCTGAACCAGCTGTGGAAGGTGGACGTGAACCGGCTGAAGCCCGGCGTGGATTATAAAATCTCCCTGCAG GGGAAGGCCGGATTCGTGGCTCAGGGCAGTAAACAGGCACGGGACATGGCCAGAATGCCCCTCTTCTCCTACGTGGACGAAGACAAGCTGAGGAGCATCGAGACGTATGCGA GCTTCATTAGTCTCCTGGATAACTACGAGATGTCCACGGGCGTGGCAGAGACAATCACCCCAGAGGAACTCCAGGAGAACCAGCACTTCCTGGACGCCATCCTTAAAACGGCGGTCATGAAG ACCACTCACAGGTACCTGGCCAGCAAGAAGCTGTCCCCGTCGGACCCCCTGCAGTTCAAGAAGCAGCTGTTTGACATCTGGTTTCGCATGTACCAGCGGGACAGGACCGGCGC GGAGGATTCGTGCGGGTTCGAACACGTCTTCGTTGGTGAGACCAGGGCGGGGAAGGACATCATAGGTCTACACAACTGGGTCCAGTTCTACCTCCAGGAGAAGGCGAACAATGTGGACTACAAAGGGTACAAAGCCAGAGACAACAAAGACACG CCCGATGCCGACGACCACGTCCTGAACCTGCAGTTCAGCTGGAAGGGCCTGGTGAAGCCGCTGGGCAGCTCCTTCATCGGGGTCAGCCCTGAGTTCGAGGTGGCTCTCTTCACCATCGTCTTCCTCATGTCCACGGAGAAGACCACCAAAGCCGTGGTGAAGGTGGACGAGTACCTGCTGGAGATTGTGGTGTGCAGACACGGGCGCGCTATAGGAACGTCGTATCCCAAAATGATCAGTAGCAACAACAGGCAGTAA
- the LOC114764554 gene encoding poly(U)-specific endoribonuclease-C isoform X2 → MRVRRRPASFFTHTSLYTLRVGGALEGFISLLDNYEMSTGVAETITPEELQENQHFLDAILKTAVMKTTHRYLASKKLSPSDPLQFKKQLFDIWFRMYQRDRTGAEDSCGFEHVFVGETRAGKDIIGLHNWVQFYLQEKANNVDYKGYKARDNKDTPDADDHVLNLQFSWKGLVKPLGSSFIGVSPEFEVALFTIVFLMSTEKTTKAVVKVDEYLLEIVVCRHGRAIGTSYPKMISSNNRQ, encoded by the exons ATGCGAGTGAGGAGAAGACCTGCTTCGTTCTTTACTCATACATCACTTTACACACTACGGGTCGGTGGTGCCCtagaag GCTTCATTAGTCTCCTGGATAACTACGAGATGTCCACGGGCGTGGCAGAGACAATCACCCCAGAGGAACTCCAGGAGAACCAGCACTTCCTGGACGCCATCCTTAAAACGGCGGTCATGAAG ACCACTCACAGGTACCTGGCCAGCAAGAAGCTGTCCCCGTCGGACCCCCTGCAGTTCAAGAAGCAGCTGTTTGACATCTGGTTTCGCATGTACCAGCGGGACAGGACCGGCGC GGAGGATTCGTGCGGGTTCGAACACGTCTTCGTTGGTGAGACCAGGGCGGGGAAGGACATCATAGGTCTACACAACTGGGTCCAGTTCTACCTCCAGGAGAAGGCGAACAATGTGGACTACAAAGGGTACAAAGCCAGAGACAACAAAGACACG CCCGATGCCGACGACCACGTCCTGAACCTGCAGTTCAGCTGGAAGGGCCTGGTGAAGCCGCTGGGCAGCTCCTTCATCGGGGTCAGCCCTGAGTTCGAGGTGGCTCTCTTCACCATCGTCTTCCTCATGTCCACGGAGAAGACCACCAAAGCCGTGGTGAAGGTGGACGAGTACCTGCTGGAGATTGTGGTGTGCAGACACGGGCGCGCTATAGGAACGTCGTATCCCAAAATGATCAGTAGCAACAACAGGCAGTAA
- the cyb5r3 gene encoding NADH-cytochrome b5 reductase 3, producing MSGTFIMAVKAEVREESGSVSGAAAQSSTPEDAMSALINLICTFFDGVRELIFRIFFSKKKPAITLKDPAVKYGLKLIDKEIISHDTRRFRFALPSPGQVLGLPVGQHIYLSAKIDGNLVVRPYTPVSSDDDLGFVDLVVKIYYRGVNPKFPEGGKMSQYLESLRIGDHVDFRGPSGLLTYRGRGKFDIQPDKKSPAVRKAVTQLGMIAGGTGITPMLQIIQAVLKDPEDQTVCHLLFANQTEKDILLRTELEELQARHPSRFKLWFTLDRAPDGWSYSEGFISEDMVKRRLPPAAAGTLVLLCGPPPMIQFACNPNLDKAGHAQSQRFAF from the exons ATGTCGGGGACTTTTATTATGGCGGTAAAAGCAGAAGTGCGAGAGGAATCCGGAAGTGTCTCCGGCGCCGCCGCCCAGTCGTCAACACCCGAAGACGCCATGTCCGCGTTAATCAAC CTCATATGCACGTTTTTTGATGGCGTCCGAGAGCTCATTTTCAGGATCTTCTTCTCGAAGAAGAAGCCTGCCATCACCCTGAAGGACCCCGCCGTCAAATACGGCCTCAAGCTGATCGATAAAGAG ATCATCAGCCACGACACGCGCCGGTTCCGCTTCGCCCTGCCTTCTCCTGGCCAGGTCCTGGGCCTGCCGGTCG GGCAGCACATTTATCTCTCCGCAAAGATAGACGGGAACCTGGTGGTCAGGCCGTACACGCCGGTGTCCAGCGACGATGACCTGGGCTTCGTAGACCTGGTGGTCAAG ATCTACTACAGGGGCGTGAACCCCAAGTTTCCAGAGGGAGGGAAGATGAGTCAGTACCTGGAGAGCCTGCGGATCGGAGACCACGTGGACTTCAGAGGGCCCAGCGGGCTCCTCACCTACCGGGGACGAG GAAAGTTCGACATCCAGCCTGACAAGAAGTCCCCGGCGGTGCGGAAGGCGGTGACACAGTTGGGAATGATCGCCGGCGGGACAG GCATCACGCCCATGCTGCAGATCATCCAGGCTGTACTGAAAGACCCCGAGGACCAGACCGTGTGCCACCTGCTCTTCGCCAACCAG ACGGAGAAGGACATCCTTCTACGCACCGAGCTGGAGGAACTCCAGGCCAGACATCCCTCGCGGTTCAAGCTGTGGTTCACCTTGGACCGAGCTCCAGACG GCTGGTCCTACAGCGAGGGCTTCATCAGCGAGGACATGGTGAAGAGGCGCCTgccgcccgccgccgccgggaCCCTCGTCCTGCTGTGTGGCCCTCCCCCCATGATCCAGTTCGCCTGCAACCCCAACCTGGACAAAGCGGGCCACGCCCAGAGCCAGCGCTTCGCCTTCTAG